One genomic window of Pseudomonas aeruginosa includes the following:
- the gatA gene encoding Asp-tRNA(Asn)/Glu-tRNA(Gln) amidotransferase subunit GatA, translating to MLHQLTLAEIARALADKQFSAEELTRTLLGRIRQLDPQLNSFISITDDLAIAQAKAADERRANGENGALLGAPIAHKDLFCTQGVRTSCGSKMLDNFVSPYDATVVEKLTAAGAVTLGKLNMDEFAMGSSNQSSHYGAVKNPWSLDRVPGGSSGGSAAAVAARLLPAATGTDTGGSIRQPAALTNLTGIKPTYGRVSRWGMIAYASSLDQGGPLARTAEDCALMLGVMAGFDPKDSTSVEQPVDDYLAALQKPLSGLRIGLPREYFGAGLDSRIADAVLAVVEELKTLGATVKDISLPNMQHAIPAYYVIAPAEASSNLSRFDGVRYGYRCDAPQNLEDLYKRSRAEGFGSEVKNRIMVGTYALSAGYYDAYYLQAQKIRRLIKNDFVSAFAEVDVILGPTTPNPAWKIGEKNDDPVSQYLEDIYTITANLAGLPGLSMPAGFVDGLPVGVQLLAPYFQEGRLLNVAHQYQQVSDWHTRTPAGF from the coding sequence ATGCTGCATCAATTGACCCTCGCCGAGATCGCCCGCGCCCTCGCCGACAAGCAATTTTCCGCCGAAGAGCTGACCCGCACCCTGCTCGGTCGCATCCGGCAGCTGGATCCCCAGCTCAACAGTTTCATCAGCATCACCGACGACCTGGCCATCGCCCAGGCCAAGGCAGCCGACGAACGGCGCGCCAACGGCGAGAACGGCGCCCTGCTCGGCGCGCCGATCGCCCACAAGGACCTGTTCTGCACCCAGGGCGTACGCACCAGCTGCGGTTCGAAGATGCTCGACAACTTCGTCTCGCCCTACGACGCCACCGTGGTCGAGAAGCTCACCGCCGCCGGCGCCGTTACCCTCGGCAAGCTGAACATGGATGAATTCGCCATGGGCTCGTCGAACCAGTCCAGCCACTACGGCGCGGTGAAGAACCCCTGGAGCCTCGACCGCGTGCCGGGCGGCTCCTCCGGCGGTTCCGCCGCGGCAGTCGCCGCGCGCCTGCTGCCGGCCGCCACCGGCACCGATACCGGCGGCTCGATCCGCCAACCGGCGGCGCTGACCAACCTCACCGGGATCAAGCCAACCTACGGCCGGGTTTCCCGCTGGGGCATGATCGCCTACGCCTCCAGCCTCGACCAGGGCGGCCCGCTGGCGCGCACCGCCGAGGACTGCGCGCTGATGCTGGGGGTGATGGCCGGATTCGATCCGAAGGACTCGACCAGCGTCGAACAGCCGGTGGACGACTACCTGGCCGCCCTGCAGAAGCCGCTGAGCGGCCTGCGCATCGGCCTGCCGCGGGAATACTTCGGCGCCGGCCTCGACAGCCGCATCGCCGACGCGGTGCTGGCCGTGGTCGAGGAGCTGAAGACGCTCGGCGCCACGGTGAAGGACATTTCCCTGCCGAACATGCAGCACGCCATCCCGGCCTACTACGTAATCGCGCCGGCCGAGGCGTCCTCCAACCTGTCGCGCTTCGACGGCGTGCGCTATGGCTATCGTTGCGACGCCCCGCAGAACCTGGAAGACCTGTACAAGCGCTCGCGCGCGGAAGGCTTCGGCAGCGAAGTGAAGAACCGCATCATGGTCGGCACCTACGCACTCTCGGCCGGCTACTACGATGCCTATTACCTGCAGGCTCAGAAGATTCGCCGGCTGATCAAGAACGACTTCGTCAGCGCCTTTGCCGAAGTGGACGTGATCCTCGGCCCGACCACGCCGAACCCGGCCTGGAAGATCGGCGAGAAAAACGACGACCCGGTTTCCCAGTACCTGGAAGACATCTACACCATCACCGCCAACCTCGCCGGCCTGCCGGGGCTGTCCATGCCCGCCGGCTTCGTCGACGGCCTGCCGGTGGGTGTCCAGTTGCTCGCGCCCTACTTCCAGGAAGGCCGCCTGCTCAACGTCGCGCACCAGTACCAGCAGGTCAGCGACTGGCACACCCGCACCCCGGCCGGCTTCTAA
- the mreB gene encoding rod shape-determining protein MreB, with protein MFKKLRGMFSSDLSIDLGTANTLIYVRERGIVLNEPSVVAIRSHGSQKSVVAVGTEAKRMLGRTPGNIAAIRPMKDGVIADFSVCEKMLQYFINKVHENSFLQPSPRVLICVPCKSTQVERRAIRESALGAGAREVFLIEEPMAAAIGAGLPVEEARGSMVVDIGGGTTEIALISLNGVVYAESVRVGGDRFDEAIVTYVRRNYGSLIGESTAERIKQEIGTAFPGGDVREVDVRGRNLAEGVPRSFTLNSNEVLEALQESLATIVQAVKSALEQSPPELASDIAERGLVLTGGGALLRDLDKLLAQETGLPVIVAEEPLTCVARGGGRALEMMDRHSMDLLSTE; from the coding sequence ATGTTCAAAAAATTGCGTGGCATGTTTTCCAGCGATCTGTCGATCGACCTGGGTACTGCCAATACCCTTATTTATGTGCGCGAGCGCGGCATCGTCCTGAACGAACCGTCCGTGGTCGCCATTCGCAGCCATGGCAGCCAGAAGAGCGTCGTCGCCGTGGGCACCGAGGCCAAGCGCATGCTCGGCCGTACCCCGGGCAACATCGCCGCCATCCGTCCGATGAAAGACGGCGTGATCGCGGATTTCAGCGTCTGCGAGAAGATGCTGCAGTACTTCATCAACAAGGTCCACGAGAACAGCTTCCTGCAGCCCAGCCCACGCGTGCTGATCTGCGTGCCGTGCAAGTCCACCCAGGTTGAGCGCCGGGCCATCCGCGAATCCGCCCTGGGCGCCGGCGCCCGCGAGGTGTTCCTGATCGAAGAGCCGATGGCTGCCGCCATCGGCGCCGGCCTGCCGGTCGAGGAGGCCCGCGGCTCGATGGTCGTAGACATCGGCGGCGGCACTACCGAGATCGCCCTGATTTCCCTCAACGGTGTTGTCTACGCCGAATCCGTCCGCGTCGGCGGCGACCGCTTCGACGAAGCCATCGTCACCTACGTGCGCCGCAACTACGGCAGCCTGATCGGCGAATCCACCGCCGAGCGCATCAAGCAGGAGATCGGCACCGCCTTCCCGGGCGGCGACGTTCGCGAAGTCGACGTCCGCGGCCGCAACCTGGCCGAAGGCGTACCGCGCAGCTTCACCCTGAACTCCAACGAGGTCCTCGAGGCCCTGCAGGAGTCCCTGGCGACCATCGTCCAGGCGGTCAAGAGCGCCCTCGAGCAATCGCCGCCGGAGCTGGCCTCGGATATCGCCGAGCGCGGCCTGGTGTTGACCGGCGGTGGCGCGCTGCTGCGCGACCTGGACAAGCTGCTGGCACAGGAAACCGGCCTGCCGGTGATCGTCGCCGAGGAGCCGCTGACCTGCGTGGCTCGCGGCGGTGGCCGTGCGCTGGAGATGATGGACCGCCACTCCATGGACCTGCTCTCCACCGAGTAA
- the mreC gene encoding rod shape-determining protein MreC — MLAVLSVSLMVVDARFDYLEPVRSKLGMVLTPFYGLAEMPVRAWEGVRDQFSSRSELIAENERLKAESLLMQRRVQKLAALTEQNVRLRELLNSAALVDDKVLVSELIGVDPNPFTQRIMIDKGENDGVFVGQPVLDASGLMGQVVEVMPYTARVLLLTDTTHSIPVQVNRNGLRAIAVGTGNPERLELRYVADTADIKEGDLLVSSGLGQRFPAGYPVATVKEVIHDSGQPFAVVRAVPTAKMNRSRYVLLVFSDSRTPEQRANDAAEAQEEADKKAAAGAQAPQPAAQPAAAPSPATPAAQGAAQQPAAAPAPAPTQPAAPAANGGRR, encoded by the coding sequence GTGCTGGCCGTGCTGTCGGTCAGCCTGATGGTGGTGGACGCCCGGTTCGACTATCTGGAGCCCGTCCGTAGCAAGCTGGGGATGGTGCTCACGCCTTTCTACGGCCTGGCGGAAATGCCGGTGCGCGCCTGGGAAGGCGTGCGCGACCAGTTCAGCAGCCGTAGCGAGCTGATCGCCGAGAACGAACGCCTCAAGGCCGAGTCCCTGCTGATGCAGCGCCGGGTGCAGAAACTCGCCGCGCTCACCGAGCAGAACGTGCGCCTGCGCGAGCTGCTCAATTCCGCCGCGCTGGTCGACGACAAGGTACTGGTCAGCGAGCTGATCGGCGTCGATCCGAACCCCTTCACCCAACGCATCATGATCGACAAGGGCGAGAACGACGGCGTCTTCGTCGGCCAGCCGGTGCTCGATGCCAGCGGCCTGATGGGCCAGGTGGTCGAGGTGATGCCCTATACCGCGCGGGTCCTGCTGCTCACCGACACCACCCACAGTATCCCGGTGCAGGTCAATCGCAACGGCCTGCGCGCCATCGCCGTCGGTACCGGCAATCCCGAGCGTCTGGAATTGCGCTACGTCGCCGACACCGCCGACATCAAGGAAGGCGACCTACTGGTCAGCTCCGGCCTGGGGCAACGCTTCCCCGCCGGCTATCCGGTGGCCACGGTCAAGGAAGTGATCCACGATTCCGGCCAGCCGTTCGCCGTGGTGCGCGCGGTGCCGACCGCGAAGATGAACCGTAGCCGCTACGTGCTGCTGGTGTTCAGCGACAGTCGCACCCCGGAACAGCGCGCCAACGACGCCGCCGAGGCCCAGGAAGAGGCGGACAAGAAAGCCGCCGCCGGCGCCCAGGCGCCCCAGCCTGCCGCGCAACCGGCCGCCGCGCCGTCGCCGGCCACCCCGGCAGCCCAGGGCGCTGCGCAGCAGCCCGCCGCCGCGCCCGCGCCAGCTCCCACGCAGCCTGCCGCTCCGGCGGCCAACGGGGGGCGCCGCTGA
- the mreD gene encoding rod shape-determining protein MreD → MARATQGSNNVWVIWLSLLVGLVLAVAPMPTFTEIGRPLWLAMLLTYWVLLLPERVGMVTAWLLGLAQDVLYGNLLGQNALILGLITFLVLSLHQRLRMFPAWQQCLVLVVVYGLAQLLQLWLNALTGNRPPTLTFLLPALVSALLWPWVYALLQFVRLRLNVR, encoded by the coding sequence ATGGCTCGCGCGACCCAGGGTTCGAACAATGTCTGGGTGATCTGGCTGAGCCTGCTGGTCGGGCTGGTGCTGGCCGTAGCGCCGATGCCTACCTTCACCGAGATCGGCCGCCCGCTGTGGCTGGCGATGCTGCTGACCTACTGGGTGTTGCTGCTGCCCGAGCGCGTCGGGATGGTCACCGCCTGGCTGCTCGGCCTGGCCCAGGACGTGCTCTACGGCAACCTGCTCGGGCAGAACGCGCTGATCCTCGGCCTGATCACCTTCCTCGTGCTGTCCCTGCACCAGCGCCTGCGCATGTTCCCGGCCTGGCAGCAGTGCCTGGTGCTGGTGGTGGTCTACGGCCTGGCGCAACTGCTCCAGCTCTGGCTCAACGCCCTGACCGGCAATCGCCCGCCGACCCTGACCTTCCTGCTTCCGGCCCTGGTCAGCGCGCTGCTCTGGCCCTGGGTGTACGCCCTGCTGCAGTTCGTCCGCCTGCGTCTCAACGTGAGGTAG
- the rng gene encoding ribonuclease G has translation MSEEILINITPMESRVAVVENGVLQEVHVERTQRRGIVGNIYKGRVVRVLPGMQAAFVDIGLERAAFIHAAEISNREGSAVESISALVHEGQALVVQVTKDPIGTKGARLTTHLSIPSRYLVYMPRTSHVGISLRIEDEVERERLKKVVADCVAAEGIEGQGGFILRTAAEGAGEDEILADIRYLRRLWDQIAAQIQTVGAPSVIYEDLSLAIRTLRDLVNPRIEKIRIDSRENFQKITSFVEELMPEISDRLEHYPGERPIFDLYGVEDEIQKALERKVLLKSGGYLIVDPTEAMTTIDVNTGAFVGHRNLEETIFKTNLEAATAIARQLRLRNLGGIIIIDFIDMEDEEHRRQVLRTLEKQLERDHAKTNIIGITELGLVQMTRKRTRESLVQILCEPCPCCQGRGMLKTAETTCYEIFREILREARAYQADSYLVLANQKVVDRLLDEESGNVADLEAFIGRTIKFQVEAMYSQEQYDVVLL, from the coding sequence ATGAGCGAAGAGATCCTGATCAATATCACGCCGATGGAGTCGCGCGTGGCGGTGGTGGAAAACGGCGTCCTGCAGGAAGTGCATGTCGAACGCACCCAGCGGCGCGGCATCGTCGGCAATATCTACAAGGGGCGGGTGGTACGGGTACTGCCGGGGATGCAGGCGGCGTTCGTCGACATCGGCCTGGAACGTGCGGCGTTCATCCATGCCGCCGAGATATCCAATCGCGAAGGCAGTGCCGTGGAAAGCATCAGTGCCCTGGTCCATGAGGGGCAGGCGCTGGTGGTGCAGGTGACCAAGGATCCGATCGGCACCAAGGGCGCACGGCTGACCACCCACCTGTCGATTCCTTCGCGCTATCTGGTGTACATGCCGCGCACCAGTCATGTCGGGATATCCCTGCGGATCGAGGACGAAGTCGAGCGCGAGCGCCTGAAGAAGGTGGTGGCCGACTGCGTGGCGGCGGAAGGCATCGAGGGGCAGGGCGGCTTCATCCTGCGCACCGCCGCGGAAGGCGCGGGCGAGGACGAGATTCTCGCCGACATCCGCTACCTTCGCCGGCTATGGGACCAGATCGCCGCGCAGATCCAGACCGTCGGCGCGCCTTCGGTGATCTACGAAGACCTGTCCCTGGCGATCCGTACCCTGCGCGACCTGGTGAACCCGCGGATCGAGAAGATCCGCATCGACTCGCGAGAGAACTTCCAGAAGATCACTTCCTTCGTCGAAGAATTGATGCCGGAGATTTCCGATCGCCTCGAACACTACCCGGGCGAGCGACCGATCTTCGATCTCTACGGCGTCGAGGACGAAATCCAGAAAGCCCTGGAGCGCAAGGTACTGCTGAAGTCCGGCGGCTACCTGATCGTCGATCCGACCGAGGCGATGACCACCATCGACGTGAACACCGGCGCCTTCGTCGGCCATCGCAACCTCGAGGAAACCATCTTCAAGACCAACCTCGAGGCGGCCACCGCGATCGCCCGCCAGCTGCGCCTGCGCAACCTGGGCGGGATCATCATCATCGACTTCATCGACATGGAGGACGAGGAGCATCGCCGGCAGGTCCTGCGCACCCTGGAGAAGCAACTGGAGCGCGACCACGCGAAGACCAACATCATCGGCATCACCGAGTTGGGCCTGGTGCAGATGACCCGCAAGCGCACCCGCGAAAGCCTGGTGCAGATCCTCTGCGAGCCGTGCCCCTGCTGCCAGGGACGCGGCATGCTGAAGACTGCGGAAACCACCTGCTACGAGATTTTCCGTGAGATCCTCCGCGAGGCGCGTGCCTACCAGGCCGACTCCTACTTGGTGCTGGCCAACCAGAAGGTGGTGGACCGGCTGCTCGACGAGGAGTCGGGTAACGTCGCCGATCTCGAGGCGTTCATCGGCCGCACCATCAAGTTCCAGGTCGAGGCGATGTACTCGCAGGAGCAATATGACGTGGTCCTGCTCTGA
- a CDS encoding Maf family protein, which yields MPSLYLASASPRRRELLTQIGVPLSVLATAIDESPLPNEAPAAYVERLARGKAAAGLAMLEGRGEDGYVLGADTSVVIDGRILGKPVDQAEGLAMLAALSGREHQVLTAVALAAAGGVEARVVECRVRFRQVAPEEALRYWQSGEPADKAGGYAIQGLGAIFVSRIEGSYSAVVGLPLCETAELLREFGIPCWQPVGGNPP from the coding sequence ATGCCGTCGCTGTATCTCGCCTCCGCCTCGCCCCGTCGCCGTGAACTGCTGACCCAGATCGGCGTTCCGCTGTCCGTGCTCGCCACCGCTATCGACGAGTCCCCCTTGCCGAACGAAGCGCCCGCCGCCTACGTCGAGCGCCTGGCGCGCGGCAAGGCGGCCGCCGGGCTGGCTATGCTGGAAGGGCGCGGCGAGGACGGTTATGTCCTGGGCGCGGATACCTCGGTGGTGATCGACGGGCGAATTCTCGGCAAGCCCGTGGACCAGGCCGAGGGGCTGGCCATGCTGGCTGCGCTGTCCGGGCGCGAACACCAGGTTCTCACCGCCGTGGCCCTGGCCGCCGCTGGCGGCGTCGAGGCGCGGGTAGTGGAGTGCCGGGTGCGCTTCCGCCAGGTCGCCCCGGAAGAAGCGCTGCGCTACTGGCAGAGCGGCGAGCCGGCGGACAAGGCGGGCGGATATGCGATCCAGGGCCTCGGAGCGATATTCGTCAGCCGCATCGAAGGCAGTTACAGTGCGGTGGTCGGGCTGCCTTTGTGTGAAACTGCGGAACTGTTGAGGGAATTCGGCATCCCTTGCTGGCAGCCCGTGGGTGGCAACCCGCCGTAA
- the gatC gene encoding Asp-tRNA(Asn)/Glu-tRNA(Gln) amidotransferase subunit GatC, whose protein sequence is MALERSDVEKIAHLARLGLSEADLPRTTETLNNILGLIDQMQAVDTSGVEPLAHPLEATQRLRPDAVTETDHRDAYQTIAPAVEEGLYLVPKVIES, encoded by the coding sequence ATGGCGCTTGAACGCTCCGACGTGGAAAAAATCGCCCATCTCGCCCGCCTGGGCCTGAGCGAGGCCGATCTTCCGCGCACCACCGAGACCCTGAACAACATCCTCGGCCTGATCGACCAGATGCAGGCGGTCGACACCAGCGGCGTCGAACCGCTCGCCCATCCGCTGGAAGCCACCCAGCGCCTGCGCCCGGACGCGGTCACCGAGACCGATCACCGCGACGCCTACCAGACCATCGCCCCCGCCGTGGAAGAAGGTCTGTACCTGGTTCCGAAAGTCATCGAGTCATAA